The sequence CGATCGCGTCGACCACGAGCTCGCTGGCGAGGCGGACGACGTCGACGTCGGTCTCGTACTCCTCGCGGCGGGCGCGCACGAACTCCACGCGCTCCGCCTCGTCCTCGATCGCCGCGATCTTGTTGGCGTAGACGGCGTTGACGGCCGCCTCCGGCCCCATCACGGCGATCATCGCGGTGGGCAGCGCGATGCAGGCGTCCGGCTCGAAGCCGGGGCCGGCCATCGCGTAGAGGCCGGCGCCGTACGCCTTGCGCACGATGACGCTGATCTTCGGCACGGTCGCCTCGGAGATCGCGGTGATCATCTTGGCGCCGTGGCGGATGATGCCCTGCTTCTCGACCGCGCTGCCCACGAGGAAGCCCGGGCAGTCCATGAGGAACACAAGGGGGATCGAGAACGCGTCGCACAGCCACACGAAGCGCGCCGCCTTGTCGGCCGCGTTGACGTCGAGGGCCCCGCCGAGGAACTTCGGCTGGTTCGCGACGATGCCGACGGAGCGCCCGCCGAGGTGGGCGAAGCCCG comes from Mycobacteriales bacterium and encodes:
- a CDS encoding carboxyl transferase domain-containing protein, whose protein sequence is VHCKVSGVADLEVPDDEACIAAVRRYLSYFPSSNLVPPPLRETADPAGRRAEELYDEVPANPRRAYDVHRVIEAFVDDGEFFPMKPDWARNVVTGFAHLGGRSVGIVANQPKFLGGALDVNAADKAARFVWLCDAFSIPLVFLMDCPGFLVGSAVEKQGIIRHGAKMITAISEATVPKISVIVRKAYGAGLYAMAGPGFEPDACIALPTAMIAVMGPEAAVNAVYANKIAAIEDEAERVEFVRARREEYETDVDVVRLASELVVDAIVEPEDLRAELVRRYAALRAKDRSFSRRRHGVTPV